One genomic region from Phragmites australis chromosome 1, lpPhrAust1.1, whole genome shotgun sequence encodes:
- the LOC133923511 gene encoding CBL-interacting protein kinase 11-like — MMDGRRTILMGRYEIGKQLGQGNFAKVYYARNLTTGQAVAIKMINKDKVMKVGLMEQIKREISIMRLVKHPNVLQLFEVMASKSKIYFVLEYAKGGELFNKIAKGGKLSEDASRKYFHQLIGAVDYCHSRGVYHRDLKPENLLLDEDENLKVSDFGLSALAESKRQDGLLHTTCGTPAYVAPEVLSRKGYDGAKADIWSCGVILFVLVAGYLPFHDTNLIEMYKKISRAEFRCPRFFSAELKDLLHKILNPDPSTRISISRIKRCAWYRRSVEVNAKKSEAETMENTFTGEATTSGSTECGTSEGNQGSSSLPNLNAFDIISLSTGFNLSGFFEDKYGRREERFTTRQPLTTVFTKLKELAKRLKLKVKKKENGILKLAAPKEGKKGVLELDAELFEVAPSLLLVELRKTNGDTMEYQKLVKEEIRPALKDIVWVWQDDQHLLSQPNLQGQQPQSPFSPPQPQDQLRPSLPQEQQNLFEAPLPSQQPLDELQPPIGPVQPEQLSPQEPLDQLQSPIAPEQQNN, encoded by the coding sequence ATGATGGACGGGAGGAGGACTATCTTGATGGGACGATATGAAATCGGGAAACAACTGGGACAAGGAAACTTCGCAAAGGTATATTATGCTCGGAATCTTACAACCGGCCAAGCTGTTGCCATAAAGATGATTAACAAGGACAAGGTCATGAAGGTTGGGCTCATGGAGCAGATAAAGAGGGAAATTTCAATAATGAGATTAGTGAAGCATCCAAATGTTCTGCAGCTTTTTGAGGTTATGGCTAGCAAGAGCAagatttattttgttttggagTATGCTAAAGGTGGTGAGCTTTTCAACAAAATAGCTAAGGGGGGAAAGCTTAGTGAGGATGCTTCTAGGAAATACTTTCACCAATTGATCGGTGCCGTCGATTATTGCCACAGTCGAGGTGTTTATCACCGTGATTTGAAGCCTGAAAACCTACTACTGGATGAGGATGAAAACCTTAAAGTCTCAGATTTTGGTTTGAGTGCCCTAGCAGAGTCCAAGAGGCAAGATGGTCTTCTCCATACCACATGTGGAACTCCAGCTTATGTTGCTCCTGAAGTGCTCAGCAGAAAAGGCTATGATGGTGCAAAGGCAGATATATGGTCATGTGGAGTAATTCTGTTTGTGCTTGTGGCTGGTTACCTTCCTTTCCATGACACAAATTTGATAGAGATGTACAAAAAGATATCCAGAGCAGAGTTTAGATGCCCTCGTTTTTTCTCTGCCGAGCTGAAAGATCTGCTACATAAAATCCTCAATCCAGATCCAAGTACTAGAATTTCTATATCAAGGATAAAAAGATGTGCTTGGTACAGAAGATCGGTTGAGGTCAATGCAAAGAAAAGCGAGGCCGAGACAATGGAGAACACTTTTACAGGTGAAGCTACAACTTCTGGTTCAACAGAATGTGGCACGTCTGAGGGAAATCAAGGGTCATCAAGCCTCCCAAACTTGAATGCATTTGACATCATCTCTCTCTCAACAGGATTTAATCTTTCTGGTTTTTTTGAGGATAAGTATGGTCGCAGGGAAGAACGATTTACCACCAGGCAGCCGTTAACGACAGTTTTTACAAAGTTGAAGGAGCTCGCCAAACGCTTAAAGCTAAAGgttaagaagaaagaaaacggAATCTTGAAATTGGCAGCTCCAAAGGAAGGAAAGAAGGGCGTTCTTGAGCTTGATGCAGAGCTTTTTGAGGTTGCTCCTTCTTTGCTGTTAGTTGAACTGAGAAAAACCAATGGGGACACTATGGAGTATCAAAAGCTAGTGAAAGAAGAGATAAGGCCAGCACTTAAGGATATTGTTTGGGTTTGGCAAGATGATCAGCACCTGCTCTCACAACCAAATCTGCAAGGACAGCAGCCGCAGTCTCCATTCTCACCACCGCAGCCACAGGATCAGTTGCGACCATCATTGCCACAGGAGCAGCAGAACTTGTTTGAAGCGCCATTGCCATCACAACAACCGTTGGACGAGTTGCAACCGCCAATTGGGCCAGTGCAACCTGAGCAGCTGTCACCACAGGAGCCGTTGGACCAGTTGCAATCACCAATCGCTCCAGAGCAACAAAATAACTAG
- the LOC133923551 gene encoding uncharacterized protein LOC133923551 isoform X2 — protein sequence MDDPEMNAPPKNETEEQQTKKMLKRVMALAQAFIAIATSILTAAFSVGKNVKLYRHVLVAGGCFLVIAYLSALLLVYLNLFLSGCRKLHMWHLRFIQLLCVTSGAALIATNSLLLVLISEGNGLLSLNLLPIQIIVVMLAYHATPMRDEAFEAGIKSGRKVALFATATAFAVQTTLVFGYLNNSSFRHLGHRFDISVSFLASALSVFLVVATSMPLGYRTEAARDKVLSIVRYLKDAVIAVLAVTAVTFGQEFLGGDAVLALFPEIAVAVIYYAATLFADEAAAQDPRGVVEHKMEMLPTAVVATFGFGMLGAAYAALLGTPEYDLYTKALVFTLLAAVVSSLGRVAGPLCSSRRDKNTAAWVVFLSNILPIVEMLVAVPPAAKVVINSVLVS from the coding sequence ATGGATGACCCGGAGATGAATGCTCCTCCCAAGAATGAAACAGAGGAACAGCAAACAAAGAAGATGCTGAAACGTGTCATGGCACTAGCTCAAGCTTTCATTGCCATTGCCACTAGCATCCTCACCGCAGCATTCTCAGTGGGCAAAAATGTTAAGCTTTACCGGCACGTCCTGGTGGCCGGCGGTTGCTTCCTGGTCATTGCATATCTATCTGCCCTCCTGCTGGTCTACTTGAATTTGTTCTTGTCAGGATGCAGGAAGCTGCACATGTGGCACCTCCGGTTCATCCAGCTCTTGTGCGTCACAAGCGGCGCGGCGTTGATTGCTACGAACTCCCTGCTCCTGGTCCTCATCAGCGAAGGGAATGGGTTGCTCTCGCTTAACCTGCTCCCCATTCAGATTATCGTCGTCATGCTCGCGTACCACGCGACGCCCATGCGCGATGAGGCGTTCGAAGCGGGGATCAAGAGCGGCCGCAAGGTCGCCCTCTTCGCCACGGCGACTGCCTTTGCCGTGCAGACCACGCTCGTGTTCGGCTACCTCAACAACTCCAGCTTCCGGCACCTGGGCCACCGGTTCGACATCTCGGTGTCCTTCCTGGCGTCAGCGCTGAGCGTGTTCTTGGTCGTGGCCACCTCCATGCCACTCGGGTACAGGACCGAGGCTGCGAGGGACAAGGTGCTGTCCATCGTGAGGTACCTAAAGGACGCCGTCATCGCCGTGCTCGCGGTCACCGCGGTGACTTTTGGCCAGGAGTTCCTCGGTGGCGACGCCGTGCTCGCGCTCTTCCCGGAGATCGCCGTCGCTGTCATATATTACGCCGCGACCCTGTTCGCCGACGAGGCTGCCGCGCAGGACCCGCGTGGCGTCGTGGAGCACAAGATGGAGATGCTGCCGACCGCCGTCGTGGCGACGTTCGGCTTCGGCATGCTGGGCGCGGCGTACGCGGCGTTGCTCGGCACGCCGGAGTACGACTTGTACACGAAGGCCCTCGTGTTCACCTTGCTCGCCGCCGTCGTCTCCAGCCTGGGGCGAGTGGCGGGGCCGCTCTGCAGCTCCCGGCGTGACAAGAACACGGCGGCGTGGGTGGTGTTCCTGAGCAACATCCTCCCCATCGTGGAGATGCTGGTTGCCGTCCCGCCCGCCGCAAAGGTCGTCATTAATTCCGTCCTCGTGTCATAG
- the LOC133923527 gene encoding uncharacterized protein LOC133923527 isoform X1: MDEDIEQPLGPGLSIEGGSSHHGVGRGSAGENPALDLVKSESDRMKTFYQTVLSAIMAFIMAALSNYKDMKPLSSITSHNKAHLSNLLVAEGLFIFMTFLCAVVLVMLIFVYQNGRRGRAWCRVLIILIAVTGMMLIVANTILLVVTNRNNTVLSVILAPATVLVSLAGSSGACMGEQPTSTLGSRYDEAMKRAFDTATVGTIVSFTLQGTVVFGYLKTPGRNQGKHDPPLDLAACYVASTVSLAVMMVCAMPLALLPDGMLDVLITIVERLRHAVLASLAMVALVVSVEFLDGFVVLSIFPDAIAMVLYYAVKLFSACQPHEENSPLDFAFRIVATAGFTLMTGLYAAFLGIDHYNVYLKTAMFILLLAVLSSLSRLAIPVDMPEMGGAVEIGIAGVALAFPLLALLAAIPLVLKVLVDHFVNR, from the exons ATGGATGAAGATATTGAGCAGCCCCTGGGG CCAGGGTTGAGCATCGAAGGGGGATCGTCCCACCATGGAGTTGGACGTGGATCAGCCGGAGAGAACCCCGCACTGGACCTGGTGAAGTCAGAATCAGACCGGATGAAAACCTTTTACCAGACCGTCCTGTCGGCCATCATGGCGTTCATCATGGCGGCGCTATCAAACTACAAGGACATGAAGCCCCTTTCCTCGATCACAAGCCACAACAAAGCTCACCTCAGCAACCTCCTCGTCGCCGAGGGCCTCTTCATATTCATGACCTTCTTGTGCGCCGTGGTCCTAGTGATGCTGATCTTCGTGTACCAGAATGGCCGGCGAGGCCGTGCCTGGTGCAGGGttctcatcatcctcatcgCGGTCACCGGCATGATGCTAATCGTGGCCAACACAATCCTCCTCGTCGTCACCAACAGAAACAATACGGTGCTCTCAGTTATTCTCGCGCCGGCGACGGTGCTTGTCAGTTTGGCCGGGAGCTCCGGAGCATGTATGGGGGAGCAACCCACCTCGACGCTTGGCAGCAGGTACGACGAGGCTATGAAGCGCGCCTTTGATACGGCCACCGTTGGCACTATTGTCTCCTTCACTCTTCAGGGGACCGTCGTCTTCGGCTACCTCAAAACCCCTGGCAGGAATCAGGGCAAACATGACCCGCCGCTGGACCTCGCCGCGTGCTACGTCGCCTCGACGGTCTCCCTGGCCGTGATGATGGTCTGCGCCATGCCGCTGGCGCTTCTCCCGGACGGCATGTTGGACGTTCTCATCACAATCGTCGAGAGGCTCAGGCACGCCGTGCTCGCCTCGCTGGCGATGGTGGCGCTAGTCGTCTCGGTGGAGTTCCTGGACGGCTTCGTCGTGCTCTCCATCTTCCCTGATGCCATCGCGATGGTCCTGTACTACGCCGTGAAGTTATTCTCGGCATGTCAGCCCCACGAGGAGAACTCGCCGCTTGACTTCGCCTTCCGGATTGTTGCCACCGCGGGATTCACACTAATGACCGGGCTCTACGCGGCTTTCCTGGGGATCGATCACTACAACGTCTACCTGAAGACAGCCATGTTCATCCTATTGCTTGCAGTTCTGTCAAGCTTGAGCCGTTTGGCAATCCCGGTTGACATGCCTGAGATGGGAGGAGCCGTCGAGATCGGCATTGCTGGCGTCGCCCTCGCCTTCCCCCTGCTAGCGCTTCTTGCTGCCATTCCACTGGTGCTCAAGGTCTTAGTTGACCATTTCGTCAATCGCTAG
- the LOC133890219 gene encoding uncharacterized protein LOC133890219, translating into MPPGVADRAPPPQSPLRIKQNGKFYERLLSKESSAANLSIRYYWAEPGSVPFVWESQPGTPKDVARMAAGALPAITPPPSYLLRHGNDKAGASSRNDQQSKAGKSSMERHGLKRITMGFIAGIFRRLSLGKAWRRPEPPVKVSSPSRWLFSSVTTGERDEHNHDEEAAVAAHAQQHKTALFSFRARPSPWLLRFRGSGNRDGNDVWA; encoded by the coding sequence ATGCCCCCCGGCGTGGCAGaccgggcgccgccgccgcagagCCCGCTGCGCATCAAGCAGAACGGCAAGTTCTACGAGAGGCTCCTCAGCAAGGAGAGCTCCGCGGCCAACCTGTCCATCCGGTACTACTGGGCGGAGCCCGGCTCGGTGCCGTTCGTCTGGGAGTCGCAGCCGGGCACGCCCAAGGACGTCGCCCGGATGGCCGCGGGCGCGCTCCCGGCCATCACGCCACCCCCGTCGTACCTGCTGCGGCACGGCAACGACAAGGCAGGCGCCTCATCACGGAATGATCAGCAGAGCAAGGCGGGAAAGAGCAGCATGGAGCGGCACGGGCTCAAGCGGATCACGATGGGCTTCATCGCCGGCATCTTCCGGAGGCTCAGCCTCGGGAAGGCGTGGCGTCGGCCGGAGCCGCCAGTCAAGGTCTCCTCGCCCAGCCGGTGGCTGTTCTCCTCGGTGACCACGGGGGAGAGAGACGAGCACAACCACGACGAAGAGGCCGCCGTGGCCGCGCACGCGCAGCAGCACAAGACCGCGCTGTTCAGCTTCCGGGCGCGTCCAAGCCCGTGGCTGCTGCGCTTCCGCGGCTCCGGGAACCGGGACGGCAACGATGTCTGGGCGTAG
- the LOC133923527 gene encoding uncharacterized protein LOC133923527 isoform X2, with amino-acid sequence MKTFYQTVLSAIMAFIMAALSNYKDMKPLSSITSHNKAHLSNLLVAEGLFIFMTFLCAVVLVMLIFVYQNGRRGRAWCRVLIILIAVTGMMLIVANTILLVVTNRNNTVLSVILAPATVLVSLAGSSGACMGEQPTSTLGSRYDEAMKRAFDTATVGTIVSFTLQGTVVFGYLKTPGRNQGKHDPPLDLAACYVASTVSLAVMMVCAMPLALLPDGMLDVLITIVERLRHAVLASLAMVALVVSVEFLDGFVVLSIFPDAIAMVLYYAVKLFSACQPHEENSPLDFAFRIVATAGFTLMTGLYAAFLGIDHYNVYLKTAMFILLLAVLSSLSRLAIPVDMPEMGGAVEIGIAGVALAFPLLALLAAIPLVLKVLVDHFVNR; translated from the coding sequence ATGAAAACCTTTTACCAGACCGTCCTGTCGGCCATCATGGCGTTCATCATGGCGGCGCTATCAAACTACAAGGACATGAAGCCCCTTTCCTCGATCACAAGCCACAACAAAGCTCACCTCAGCAACCTCCTCGTCGCCGAGGGCCTCTTCATATTCATGACCTTCTTGTGCGCCGTGGTCCTAGTGATGCTGATCTTCGTGTACCAGAATGGCCGGCGAGGCCGTGCCTGGTGCAGGGttctcatcatcctcatcgCGGTCACCGGCATGATGCTAATCGTGGCCAACACAATCCTCCTCGTCGTCACCAACAGAAACAATACGGTGCTCTCAGTTATTCTCGCGCCGGCGACGGTGCTTGTCAGTTTGGCCGGGAGCTCCGGAGCATGTATGGGGGAGCAACCCACCTCGACGCTTGGCAGCAGGTACGACGAGGCTATGAAGCGCGCCTTTGATACGGCCACCGTTGGCACTATTGTCTCCTTCACTCTTCAGGGGACCGTCGTCTTCGGCTACCTCAAAACCCCTGGCAGGAATCAGGGCAAACATGACCCGCCGCTGGACCTCGCCGCGTGCTACGTCGCCTCGACGGTCTCCCTGGCCGTGATGATGGTCTGCGCCATGCCGCTGGCGCTTCTCCCGGACGGCATGTTGGACGTTCTCATCACAATCGTCGAGAGGCTCAGGCACGCCGTGCTCGCCTCGCTGGCGATGGTGGCGCTAGTCGTCTCGGTGGAGTTCCTGGACGGCTTCGTCGTGCTCTCCATCTTCCCTGATGCCATCGCGATGGTCCTGTACTACGCCGTGAAGTTATTCTCGGCATGTCAGCCCCACGAGGAGAACTCGCCGCTTGACTTCGCCTTCCGGATTGTTGCCACCGCGGGATTCACACTAATGACCGGGCTCTACGCGGCTTTCCTGGGGATCGATCACTACAACGTCTACCTGAAGACAGCCATGTTCATCCTATTGCTTGCAGTTCTGTCAAGCTTGAGCCGTTTGGCAATCCCGGTTGACATGCCTGAGATGGGAGGAGCCGTCGAGATCGGCATTGCTGGCGTCGCCCTCGCCTTCCCCCTGCTAGCGCTTCTTGCTGCCATTCCACTGGTGCTCAAGGTCTTAGTTGACCATTTCGTCAATCGCTAG
- the LOC133923551 gene encoding uncharacterized protein LOC133923551 isoform X1, which yields MAANSSPSQGKSTMDDPEMNAPPKNETEEQQTKKMLKRVMALAQAFIAIATSILTAAFSVGKNVKLYRHVLVAGGCFLVIAYLSALLLVYLNLFLSGCRKLHMWHLRFIQLLCVTSGAALIATNSLLLVLISEGNGLLSLNLLPIQIIVVMLAYHATPMRDEAFEAGIKSGRKVALFATATAFAVQTTLVFGYLNNSSFRHLGHRFDISVSFLASALSVFLVVATSMPLGYRTEAARDKVLSIVRYLKDAVIAVLAVTAVTFGQEFLGGDAVLALFPEIAVAVIYYAATLFADEAAAQDPRGVVEHKMEMLPTAVVATFGFGMLGAAYAALLGTPEYDLYTKALVFTLLAAVVSSLGRVAGPLCSSRRDKNTAAWVVFLSNILPIVEMLVAVPPAAKVVINSVLVS from the exons ATGGCAGCAAACTCTTCTCCTTCACAG GGAAAGAGTACAATGGATGACCCGGAGATGAATGCTCCTCCCAAGAATGAAACAGAGGAACAGCAAACAAAGAAGATGCTGAAACGTGTCATGGCACTAGCTCAAGCTTTCATTGCCATTGCCACTAGCATCCTCACCGCAGCATTCTCAGTGGGCAAAAATGTTAAGCTTTACCGGCACGTCCTGGTGGCCGGCGGTTGCTTCCTGGTCATTGCATATCTATCTGCCCTCCTGCTGGTCTACTTGAATTTGTTCTTGTCAGGATGCAGGAAGCTGCACATGTGGCACCTCCGGTTCATCCAGCTCTTGTGCGTCACAAGCGGCGCGGCGTTGATTGCTACGAACTCCCTGCTCCTGGTCCTCATCAGCGAAGGGAATGGGTTGCTCTCGCTTAACCTGCTCCCCATTCAGATTATCGTCGTCATGCTCGCGTACCACGCGACGCCCATGCGCGATGAGGCGTTCGAAGCGGGGATCAAGAGCGGCCGCAAGGTCGCCCTCTTCGCCACGGCGACTGCCTTTGCCGTGCAGACCACGCTCGTGTTCGGCTACCTCAACAACTCCAGCTTCCGGCACCTGGGCCACCGGTTCGACATCTCGGTGTCCTTCCTGGCGTCAGCGCTGAGCGTGTTCTTGGTCGTGGCCACCTCCATGCCACTCGGGTACAGGACCGAGGCTGCGAGGGACAAGGTGCTGTCCATCGTGAGGTACCTAAAGGACGCCGTCATCGCCGTGCTCGCGGTCACCGCGGTGACTTTTGGCCAGGAGTTCCTCGGTGGCGACGCCGTGCTCGCGCTCTTCCCGGAGATCGCCGTCGCTGTCATATATTACGCCGCGACCCTGTTCGCCGACGAGGCTGCCGCGCAGGACCCGCGTGGCGTCGTGGAGCACAAGATGGAGATGCTGCCGACCGCCGTCGTGGCGACGTTCGGCTTCGGCATGCTGGGCGCGGCGTACGCGGCGTTGCTCGGCACGCCGGAGTACGACTTGTACACGAAGGCCCTCGTGTTCACCTTGCTCGCCGCCGTCGTCTCCAGCCTGGGGCGAGTGGCGGGGCCGCTCTGCAGCTCCCGGCGTGACAAGAACACGGCGGCGTGGGTGGTGTTCCTGAGCAACATCCTCCCCATCGTGGAGATGCTGGTTGCCGTCCCGCCCGCCGCAAAGGTCGTCATTAATTCCGTCCTCGTGTCATAG